Proteins encoded in a region of the Bacteroidota bacterium genome:
- the folE gene encoding GTP cyclohydrolase I FolE, translating into MPESQEEKLPLEEVVRQMLIGLGEDPSREGLLKTPTRVAESMRFLTKGYSEDAEKILNGAVFKEKYSEMVIVKDIDFFSLCEHHLLPFYGRVHVAYIPKGKIVGLSKIPRLVEMFSRRLQVQERMTQEIAQTIFDALRPEGVGVVCEARHLCMMMRGIEKQTSRATTSAMLGEFRDNIKTRSEFLTLIGSQPV; encoded by the coding sequence ATGCCTGAATCTCAGGAGGAAAAGCTGCCATTGGAAGAAGTGGTCCGGCAAATGTTGATCGGCCTCGGCGAGGATCCGTCCCGCGAAGGTCTGCTGAAAACGCCTACGAGGGTGGCCGAATCGATGAGATTTTTGACCAAGGGATATTCGGAAGATGCCGAGAAAATTCTTAATGGCGCAGTCTTCAAAGAAAAATACAGCGAGATGGTGATCGTGAAGGACATCGATTTTTTCAGTCTCTGCGAGCATCATCTCCTTCCTTTTTACGGAAGGGTTCATGTGGCCTATATTCCAAAAGGCAAAATTGTCGGGTTGAGCAAAATTCCTCGCCTCGTCGAAATGTTCAGCCGCCGGCTTCAGGTGCAGGAACGAATGACACAAGAGATTGCGCAGACAATTTTTGATGCTCTGCGGCCTGAAGGGGTCGGCGTGGTATGCGAGGCCCGCCATCTTTGCATGATGATGCGCGGGATCGAAAAGCAAACATCCCGGGCGACCACGAGCGCAATGCTCGGAGAATTTCGCGATAACATCAAAACCCGGTCAGAATTCCTTACCTTAATCGGCAGCCAACCTGTTTAG
- a CDS encoding SDR family oxidoreductase, translating into MSKSIVWITGASRGIGAAIASAFAAEGAHVILTGRDVPALQKKSREIQDLGGEASWLRCDVQLERSVNITRKTISKKFGKVDVLINNAGVTYFKPFEKTTVRDFDHVLATNLRGVFLTEKSVLRAMMKRKNGVIVNILSVSAITTFRNSSAYSASKAGALALSRGLRAEVRRSGVRVIDILPGAVETNMWDRKERKKYHAKMMQPEDVAEIVVAAVRSPKRLLTEEIVLRPIAGDL; encoded by the coding sequence ATGAGTAAGTCGATCGTTTGGATCACCGGCGCAAGCCGCGGTATCGGAGCTGCGATTGCTTCGGCTTTTGCTGCCGAGGGAGCGCATGTTATTTTGACGGGAAGGGATGTTCCTGCGTTACAAAAGAAATCGCGGGAGATTCAAGACCTCGGCGGAGAGGCCTCTTGGCTGCGATGCGATGTTCAGCTGGAAAGAAGCGTTAATATTACCAGAAAAACGATTTCGAAGAAATTTGGGAAGGTCGATGTGCTGATCAATAACGCCGGCGTCACGTATTTTAAGCCGTTCGAAAAAACGACCGTACGCGATTTCGATCACGTCCTGGCAACAAATCTCAGGGGGGTATTCCTGACCGAAAAATCGGTGCTTCGCGCGATGATGAAAAGGAAGAATGGCGTTATTGTCAACATCCTTTCGGTAAGCGCCATTACGACGTTTCGAAACTCGTCGGCCTATTCGGCTTCGAAGGCGGGAGCGCTGGCATTGTCGCGCGGCCTGCGGGCTGAGGTCCGTAGGAGCGGAGTTCGCGTTATCGACATTTTGCCGGGCGCGGTGGAAACAAACATGTGGGACCGCAAGGAGCGGAAGAAATATCATGCGAAGATGATGCAGCCGGAGGACGTCGCCGAAATTGTCGTAGCCGCAGTACGCAGCCCGAAAAGGCTTCTGACCGAAGAGATTGTTCTTCGTCCAATTGCCGGAGACCTATAA
- a CDS encoding SDR family NAD(P)-dependent oxidoreductase — protein sequence MSESLAGKTAIVTGSSKGIGKAIALSLARSGVKVTLAARHREGLDPAEKEIRDNGGQCIAVRADISEEADVARLIETSTKAFGTVDILVNNAGHGIFSKVADSSVEEFDGMMKVNLRGVYLCCKAVIPIMTQQKSGAIINIASLAGKNSFVGGAIYSATKWGLIGFSRSLMLEVRDSNIRVVSICPGSVNTSFSDHSKDSEKIIQPQDVADTVLFALSMPARSNVSEIDIRPTINPRS from the coding sequence ATGAGCGAATCATTAGCAGGCAAGACGGCGATTGTAACCGGTTCGAGCAAAGGCATCGGCAAGGCCATTGCTCTTTCATTGGCCAGGTCGGGTGTCAAAGTTACACTGGCGGCACGCCATCGTGAGGGTCTGGATCCGGCTGAAAAAGAAATTCGTGACAACGGGGGACAATGTATCGCCGTACGTGCTGACATCTCTGAGGAAGCTGATGTTGCTCGACTTATTGAGACATCAACAAAGGCGTTTGGTACAGTCGACATTCTTGTCAACAATGCGGGACACGGAATATTTTCCAAAGTTGCAGATAGTTCCGTTGAGGAATTCGATGGAATGATGAAGGTGAATTTGCGGGGGGTGTACTTGTGCTGCAAAGCGGTCATCCCCATAATGACACAGCAAAAGAGCGGTGCAATTATTAACATCGCATCACTCGCCGGAAAAAATTCGTTTGTGGGAGGGGCTATTTATTCCGCGACAAAATGGGGCTTGATCGGTTTTTCCCGCTCGTTGATGCTGGAAGTAAGGGATTCCAATATCCGCGTCGTTTCGATCTGCCCGGGATCGGTGAACACTTCTTTTTCCGATCATAGTAAAGATTCGGAAAAAATTATCCAGCCGCAAGATGTCGCTGACACGGTTCTTTTTGCTCTCTCAATGCCGGCGCGGAGCAACGTGAGTGAGATCGATATTCGTCCTACAATAAACCCAAGATCATAG
- a CDS encoding NAD(P)/FAD-dependent oxidoreductase gives MDLFDITIIGGGPVGLFASFYAGLRHMKTKIIDALPELGGQLTALYPEKYIYDVAGFPKVVAKDLAKNLIEQGLHHGPSVCLSEKVESLRPDEVDGQQLLRLLTHNGGEHDTKALLLTVGIGAFVPRRLDLAGIEKFENTHVHYFVKDKSVFKGKKLLIVGGGDSAVDWALNLQDTAKHITLIHRRDEFRAHEDSVKKLMSSQADVKLWFEVDSVKGGSSIEEVVIRNNRTSESETLKVDHLLLNLGFVASLGPLRDWGLEIEKGDIKVTTKMETNIPGIYAAGDIATFPGKLKLIATGFGEAAIAVNNIKAFIDPKARFFPGHSSDLKSKK, from the coding sequence ATGGATCTGTTTGACATCACGATCATTGGCGGCGGTCCGGTAGGGCTCTTCGCTTCATTCTACGCCGGCCTTCGCCACATGAAGACGAAAATTATTGACGCGCTCCCCGAGCTAGGGGGGCAGCTCACGGCACTGTATCCCGAGAAGTACATCTATGATGTCGCTGGCTTTCCAAAGGTGGTCGCAAAGGACCTTGCGAAAAACCTCATCGAGCAGGGCCTCCATCATGGCCCGAGCGTTTGCTTGAGCGAAAAAGTTGAATCGCTCCGGCCGGATGAAGTCGATGGGCAGCAACTATTAAGATTGTTGACGCACAACGGGGGAGAACATGATACAAAGGCGCTTCTTCTGACCGTTGGCATAGGAGCTTTTGTTCCGCGAAGGCTTGACTTGGCCGGAATAGAAAAATTTGAGAACACCCATGTCCACTACTTTGTGAAGGACAAGTCGGTTTTCAAGGGAAAAAAACTATTGATTGTCGGAGGGGGCGACAGTGCGGTCGACTGGGCGCTCAATTTGCAGGACACCGCAAAACACATTACGCTCATTCACCGAAGGGATGAATTTCGGGCTCATGAAGACAGCGTTAAAAAATTGATGTCTTCTCAAGCGGACGTCAAGCTCTGGTTTGAGGTCGATTCGGTGAAGGGGGGCTCCTCAATCGAGGAAGTCGTCATAAGGAACAACCGGACGAGCGAATCGGAAACGTTGAAAGTCGACCATCTTCTTCTTAATTTAGGCTTTGTCGCCAGCCTTGGTCCCCTTCGCGATTGGGGATTGGAAATCGAAAAAGGAGATATTAAAGTGACGACCAAGATGGAGACCAATATTCCCGGCATTTACGCTGCCGGCGATATCGCGACCTTTCCTGGAAAGTTGAAGCTCATTGCGACCGGATTCGGAGAAGCGGCGATAGCCGTGAACAATATCAAGGCATTCATCGACCCGAAGGCAAGATTTTTCCCCGGCCACAGCAGCGATTTGAAATCGAAAAAGTAA